A stretch of the Calderihabitans maritimus genome encodes the following:
- a CDS encoding A24 family peptidase — translation MEMILNLVLITVLVMAVYHDLRERKIPNRILIAGFGLAVLVHGLSDGWQGVFFSIRGLLVGLGLFFLPFLLDGIGAGDVKLLGVIGALQGSSFVFYTFLAAALIGGLLSCLVLLKNKQLKTTLMRVGMILWQLYWTRFSLSVLQGLRSRDNDYRLPYALAIALGAFVVAWMR, via the coding sequence AATGATATTAAATTTGGTTTTAATTACAGTTTTAGTTATGGCAGTTTATCACGATCTGCGCGAACGAAAAATTCCTAACCGAATTCTAATTGCGGGCTTTGGATTGGCCGTACTGGTACACGGCCTATCGGACGGATGGCAGGGAGTGTTTTTTTCCATCCGAGGACTGCTCGTAGGTTTAGGATTGTTTTTCCTTCCTTTTTTACTTGACGGTATAGGAGCCGGTGATGTCAAGCTTCTCGGGGTGATTGGAGCCTTACAGGGGAGTTCTTTCGTATTTTATACTTTCCTGGCCGCAGCCCTTATCGGGGGATTATTATCTTGTTTGGTATTATTAAAAAACAAGCAATTGAAGACGACCTTGATGCGGGTGGGAATGATTTTATGGCAACTATATTGGACGCGTTTTTCACTGTCCGTTCTCCAAGGTTTGCGTAGTAGGGACAATGATTATCGACTTCCCTACGCCTTAGCTATAGCGTTGGGAGCATTCGTGGTCGCGTGGATGAGGTGA
- a CDS encoding TadE/TadG family type IV pilus assembly protein, which produces MTALKKLRDGDNGQALVELALVLPVLLMLMGGIIETARLTNAYLAVVHGSREGARLGAVGGTDAEIVMQVKRAASPLEPERISVSIYPAEENRTAGEMIEVSVEYSIPLFTPPLNFILTNPYPVKASTVMRVE; this is translated from the coding sequence ATGACCGCCCTCAAAAAATTACGCGATGGGGATAATGGGCAAGCTTTGGTGGAACTGGCCCTGGTTTTACCGGTCCTGTTAATGCTTATGGGGGGGATAATCGAAACCGCGCGTCTTACGAATGCTTATTTGGCGGTAGTGCATGGATCTCGGGAGGGAGCTCGTTTGGGAGCCGTGGGAGGAACTGACGCGGAGATCGTGATGCAGGTCAAGAGAGCTGCCAGCCCGTTGGAACCGGAGAGGATATCTGTGAGTATTTATCCGGCGGAAGAAAACCGGACGGCCGGTGAAATGATAGAGGTTTCAGTTGAGTATTCTATTCCGCTGTTTACCCCTCCTTTGAATTTTATCCTGACCAACCCTTATCCGGTTAAGGCCAGCACAGTTATGCGGGTAGAGTAG